The Polaromonas sp. SP1 DNA window ATGTCAAGCGGGCCACCTTGCGCATCCTGCTCCAGTATGTATGGCTGGACCGGGGCACGGACGCCTCGGCCCGGCTTGCGCAGGACCTGCTGTTCATGTGTTCGCAGGCCAGGGCGGTACGGTCTGCCGATGCGCCGGTGTTGTCGGCGGTGCGCGCCGCTTACGGCCTGTCGCGCGTCAAGCCCGTCGACTATGAGGCGATCCAGTTCGGCCGCTTTGCGCCGGCGCTGATTGCGCAGGCCCGCAAGCGCATCGCCTCGGCCAGGGAGAGCTGGTCGTCCGCCACCGCCGGGGACCTGACCAAATTCAAGTCGCTGAAGGACCAGTTCAGCCTGGTGTCGGATTCGCTGGTGAAGCTGCACCCGCCGAGCGAGCCGATGGCGCGCGCCCTGTCGCGGGTGATCGACGCGACGGTGGCCTCCGGCCAGGCGCCTGCACCCGAGCTGGCGCTGGAGGTGGCGGCGGCCGTGCTTTACCTGGAAGCCGTGTTCGACGATTTCGACCCCAACGACCCGGAACTCTGGACGCGCACCGCCAGGATTGCAGAGCGGCTGCAAAGCGCCCAGGCGGGCGCTCAACCGCAAGCGCTCGAATCCTGGATGGAGCAGCTCTACCAAAGCGTCAACGACAAGCAGACCATGGTCAGCGTGGTAGACGAGCTGCGCGTTTCGCTGGCCGACCTGGAAAGGTCGCTGGACGCGTTTTTCCGTACGCCCGACGACAAAAAAATCCTGGCGGTCGTGCCCGGCCAGCTGGCACGCATGCAGGGCGTGCTGTCCATCCTCGAACTGGAGCAGGCCGCGTTGGCCGTGATGCACATGCGCGAGCTGGTGGAAAAGATGATTGAGCAGGACATCGACGAGCAACAGGCGCGCGTCGCCGGCATGTTTGACCGGCTGGGCAACAACCTGGGCGCCTTGAGCTTTCTGATCGACATGCTCAACTACCAGCCGCGGCTGGCCAAACGGCTGTTTGTCTATGACGCGGTCAAGGGCGAGCTGAAAGCGGACAGGGATAGCGAAGCCGCCCGCAAATAGCGCTTTAGCCCGTTCCCCAGGGTGCCGTGGCCGGCCGGGAGATACTGCGGGGTGCCTCCTTTCGCTTCAGGCCAAATCCACCTGGCAAACCCATGAATACCTCCGCAAAATCCTCCATCACTCCTCCCCGGCTGACCAGCCTGTCGCACGGCGGCGGTTGCGGCTGCAAGATCGCGCCCGGCGTGCTCAGCGACATCCTGAAAAACTCCGGCAACCTGCCGGGCCTGAACATTCCGCCGCAGCTGCTGGTCGGCATTGAAACGGCCGACGACGCGGCCGTCTACCAGCTCAACGACGAGCAGGCGCTGATCGCCACCACCGACTTCTTCATGCCCATCGTGGACGACCCCTATGACTTCGGGCGCATCGCCGCGACCAACGCGATCAGCGACGTCTATGCCATGGGCGGCACGCCCATCATGGCGCTGGGCCTGGTGGGCATGCCCATTAACGTGCTGCCGCTGGAAACCATAGGCGCCATCCTGCGCGGCGGGCAGCATGTGTGCCGCGATGCCGGCATCCCGATTGCGGGCGGCCACACCATTGACTCCGTCGAGCCGATCTACGGCCTGGTGGTGATGGGCCTGGTGCATCCTTCGCGCGTCAAGAAAAACTCGGGCGCGCAGGCGGGCGACGTGCTGGTGCTGGGCAAGCCGCTGGGCATCGGCATCCTGTCGGCCGCGCTGAAGAAAGAAGTGCTGGACGCCGAGGGCTATGCCCGCATGATCGCCCTCACCACCCAACTCAACAAACCGGGGATTGAGCTGGCGCGCATGGAAGGAGTGCATGCGCTGACCGACATCACCGGATTCGGCCTGGCGGGCCACGGCCTTGAACTGGCGCGCGGGGCGGGCCTTCAGGTCCGGCTCGACTGGGCACGCGTGCCCGTCATCCAAGGTGTGCGCGAACTCGCAGCGAGCGGCTGCGTGACCGGCGCATCCGGGCGCAACTGGGCCAGCTATGGCGCGGAAGTGAGTTTGCCCACCGGTTTTGCCGATGTTGACAAGGCTTTGCTGAGCGATCCGCAAACCTCGGGCGGCCTGCTGGTTTCCTGCAGCGCGGACAGCGCTTCCGAAGTCCTGGCGATCTTTCACGCCCAAGGCTTTGCTGAAGCGGCGGTGATCGGAGAAGTAACCGCAGGCCAGGGCATGGCGGTGGGCTAAAAAAGGGCCGGAAAGCCTGACACAAGTCTTAATTCCCTAGGGTAAACCCGGAAATTTTTTGTCAGTCTTTCTTCAGTGCAGCGGGCGGCATCCGTCGTACCATTCATGCCTCGACGTCCCCGCGTGGGTACTTTCTCATTCAAAAAAACAGATCGGAGACTCCTGTGTCCGCACTCCTCAAACTCGCACTGGCCTACGACTGGCTGACCACGCGGCTGGGCAAGATCGCCGCCTGGACAGTGCTGCTTGCAGCGCTGATTTCTGCCGGCAATGCCTTTATCCGCTACGGCCTTGACATCAGCTCCAACGGCTGGCTTGAAATCCAGTGGTACCTGTTTGCAGGCACCGTCATGCTGGGCGCCCCCGTGGTGCTCAAGCTCAACGAACACGTTCGGGTCGACATCATCTACGGCAAGCTCAAGGGCAACGGACCGGTCTATGTCGACCTCTTCGGCCTCCTCTTCTTTTTGCTGCCGGTCATGGGCCTGATGGCCTACCTGAGCTGGCCCCTCTTCATGAGCATGTATGTTTCCGGCGAAGTCTCGGGCAATGCGGGCGGGCTGATCCGCTGGCCCGCGATGCTGTTGCTGCCTTTGGGCTTTGGCCTGATGTTTGTGCAGGGCCTGTCGGAAATCATCAAGCGCGTTTGCTATCTCCAGGGGAAGTACGAGATGGACACGCACTACGAAAAACCGGTTCAGTGATCCGTTTGCATCGCTTGCCTCCATAAAAACACCTTCAGGACTACCCCATGCAAATGGAAAATTTCGCCCCGATCATGTTCGCGGGCCTCGTGCTGATCATGCTGATCGGCTTTCCCGTCGCCTTCTCTCTGGCGGCGCTCGGTCTGGCTTCCGGTTTCCTCGCCATCGAGATGGGCTGGTTCCCGGCCAGCTTCATGTCCAACCTGCCGCTCAACATGTTCGGCATTTTGTCCAACGAGCTGCTGCTGGCCATCCCCTTCTTCACCTTCATGGGCGCCATCCTTGAGAAGTGCGGGCTGGCTGAAGACATGCTCGACTCCATGGGCCAGCTCTTCGGCCCCGCCAAAGGCGGCCTGGGCTACTCGGTCATCATCGTCGGCTTCATCCTTGGCGCCATCACCGGCACGGTGGCTGGCCAGGTGATCGCCATGGCAATGATTTCCCTGCCTGTGATGATTCGCTACGGCTACAACATGCGTTACGCCACCGGCGTGCTGGCTGCTTCGGGCACCATCACGCAGCTGGTGCCGCCGTCGCTCGTGCTGATCGTCATGGCCGACCAACTGGGCCGCTCTGTCGGTGACATGTACAAGGGCGCCTGGGGCCCTTCCATCCTGCAGGTGCTGATTTTTGCGGGCTACACCTTCATGCTCGGCGTGTTCAAGCCGCACCATGTGCCGGGCGTTCCCAAAGAAGCGCGTACGCTGCACGGCTGGGCGCTGTGGGCCAAATGCCTGCGCGGCATCATCCCGTCGGCCATCCTGATTTTTGCGGTTCTGGGCTCCATGGGCGGCCTGCCCGGCATCGACAAAGCCATCGCCACGCCAACCGAAGCCGGCGCCATGGGCGTTGTGGGCGCGCTGATCCTGGCGGCCATGCACAAGCGCCTGACGCGCGCGCTCATCTGGGAAGCCATGAGCGGCACCATGCGCCTGACCGCCATGGTGGTGTTCATCCTGATCGGTGCACGTGTGTTCTCGATGGTGTTCCAGGGTGTGGACGGCGCGAAATGGGTAGAGCACATGCTCAGCGGTCTGCCCGGCGGCCAGACGGGCTTCCTGATTGCCGTCAACGTCTTCATCTTCTTCCTGGCCTTCTTCCTCGACTTCTTCGAGATCGCCTTCATCATCCTGCCGATGCTGGGCCCCGTCGCCGACAAGCTGGGCATCGACCTGATCTGGTTCGGCGTGCTGCTGTGCGTGAACATGCAAACCAGCTTCATGCACCCGCCCTTCGGCTTTGCGCTCTTTTACTTACGGGGGATCGCCGACACCCTGTTCAAGGAGGGGCGTATTCCCAAACCGGTCAAGTCCAACGACATCTACCTGGGCGCCATTCCCTGGGTGGCGATGCAGCTGATCCTGGTGACCATCGTGATCTTCGTGCCGCAAACGGTGACGATGTTCCTCGACAAGGCCGAAGTTATCGACCTGGACAAGGTCAAGATTGAAATACCCGTCGATGAAAGCGCAACGCCGCCAACACTTGGTGCCAGCGGCGCTGCAGGCACCGACCCCCTGGCGCCCCCGGCCGAGCTGAGCTCCGACGACGAGCAGAAAAAGGTCGACGAGCTGTTCAAGACCAAATAAGCCGCCCGTATTTCAGGCAAGTGCAAACGCCCCTTTTGCGAGGGGCGTTTTTTTTGCTACCCTGAACATCACCGGCCGTGACCATCCCTTCCCCGCATCACCCCACGAGCACGCCATGGACCCCACACCCGCGCCCAACACCCACTTCGGCCCGCCCCCTTTCAAGTTCACGCCGAAGGGCGGCAGCATCTCGGGCAAGGCCTTTTCCACCACCTTCAAGATCCTCGCCACCGTCATCGTGCTGGCCCTGTCCGCCGCCTTTATACAAGCCTGGCTGGCCGGCAAGGCCTCGGGCGCATCGGTGGCCGGCGGCTGGTTCATCGCAGGCCTGCTGCTGGTGGGCTACACCTGGTGGTGCATCCTGCGCAGCGTGACACGTCTGGATGAGCAAGGCTTGCACCAAACCTGGATGTGGGACAAACACATGGAATTGCGCGAACTGGCCTACGGCAAGTTGATTCGCGTGCGCGGCCTCGAGTGGCTGATCGCGCCGCGCCTCTATGTACGCACCCTGATGGGCAAGTTCTCGGTGTTCTACGCCTCGTCGCCGGAGATGGTGGCGGAGTTTGAGCGCCTGGTGAGCGAGTTGAAAACCTTCCGTAGTATTAGGTAGCACACCCCCGTTGAGGCTCACTTCGTGTAGCCTCCTCCCCCCTTGCAGGGGGCGGTGCCTGCGGTCTGGCAAAGCCAGTCCCGCGGCGGATATTGGCTCACCCCTGTTGAGGCTCACTTCGTGTAGCCTACTCCCCCCTTGCAGGGGGCGGTGCCTGCGGTCTGGCAAAGCCAGTCCCGCGGCGGATATTGGCTCACCCCCGTTGAGGCTCACTTCGTGTAGCCTACTCCCCCCTTGCAGGGGGCGGTGCCTGCGGTCTGGCAAAGCCAGTCCCGCGGCACCCTGCCTGTACTGAGTTCCGACGTCTGATTCAGGCGAAAAAAAAACCGCGACACGTCGCGGTTTTTTCTTGTGCGGGCAACTCTTACAGGGTGACGCCTTGCATGTAGGTGTCGAAGCGCGACTCGGCGAAGCGGAACCAGAGGATCTGGTCTTTCTGGAAGGCACGGTAGTCACCGTAGATTTTCTTCCAGTCGGGGTTCTTCTCGGCCAGCTCTGCGTAGATTTCCATCGAAGCCTTGAACGACGCGTCGAGCACGGGCTTGGGGAAAGGCAGGATCTTGGTCTTGGCGCCTACCAGCTGCTTCAGGGCGGTCGGGTTGCGGGCGTCGTACTTGGCCTGCATGTCGATGTGGGCGTGCGAGGCAGCCGCTTCGACAATCGCCTTGTACTCTGCGGGCAGTGCGTCCAGGGCCTTGTTGTTGATGAAGAAGTCAACTTCAGGGCCGCCCTCCCACCAGCCGGGGTAGTAGTAGAACGGTGCGACCTTGTTGAAGCCCAGCTTCTGGTCGTCATAAGGTCCCACCCACTCAGCGGCATCCAGCGTGCCTTTTTCAAGCGCCTGGTAAATTTCGCCGCCGGGCAAGTTTTGGGGGACGACGCCAAGGCGCTCGACCACTTTGCCGGCAAAGCCGCCGATGCGGAACTTCAGGCCCTTCAGGTCGGCCACGGTCTTGATTTCCTTGCGGAACCAGCCGCCCATCTGGGTGCCGGTGTTGCCGCCGGGAAAGCTGACGATGTTGTATTTGGCGTAGAACTCATTCATGAGCTTGCGGCCGTTGCCTTCGTACATCCAGGCAGACATCTGGCGCGAGTTCATGCCGAACGGGATCGCGGCGCCGATAGCGAACGCTTCGTTCTTGCCGAAATAGTAATAAGGCACGGTGTGGGCCATTTCCACGGAGCCTTGCTGCACGCCGTCGACCACGCCGAAAGCGGGCATCAATTCGCCGGCTGCGTGCACGCTGATCTGGAACTTGCCGCCCGTCATGTCGCTGACCTTCTTGGCAAACACTTCGGCGCCGCCGTAAATGGTGTCAAGCGGCTTTGGGAAGCTGGAAGCCAGGCGCCAGCGGATGGTGGCCTGCGCGTGAACTGCAGGAGCGATACCGGCAGCGAGAACGCCGGCGATGCCAGCGTTTTTGATGAGTGAGCGACGATCCAAAATGCTATCTCCTGAAAGGTTTTCGAATGTGCAGGCCCCTGATATGGGACCGGCCGGACCGCTCAAGCCAGCACGCCCCGTAAAGGCCGCGCCCCCAAGCGAAGGTCAGCCAAAGATTTTGTCAGTTTTCGTTTCACATTCCCCCCGTTTTTACCCGTAGTGCCCTGAAAATAAAAAAGCCGCCTCTTGAAGGCGGCTTGCAGAAAGCTGACAGGCCACCAAAGGCCCGCGGCACTTACAGCTTCTGTGCCTGCATAAAGCGGTCGAAGGTGGCCTCGGTAAAGCGGAACCACAGGTTCTGCTCGGCGCGGAACTTGGAATAGTCGGCGTAAACCTTCCTCCAGTTTTCGTTCTTGGCGTTGAGCTCCTCATACAGCGCCATCGACTCCTTGAAGGCGGCGTTCATCACGTCGGTCGGGAAGGGGCGCAGCTTGGTGCCGGCGCCGACGAGTTGCTTGAGCGCGCCAGGGTTCTTGGCGTCATATTTGGCCTGCATGTCGCCATGGGCCTGGGCCGCGGCGGCCTCCACAATGGCCTTGTTTTCAGGTGTGAGCGCTTCGAAGGCCTTGTTGTTGATGAAAAAATCCAGCTCCGGACCGCCCTCCCACCAGCCGGGGTAATAGTAGTAGGGCGCGACCTTGTTGAAACCCAGTTTCAGGTCGTCATACGGGCCCACCCATTCAGCGGCATCGATGGTGCCCTTTTCCAGCGCCTGGTAGATTTCGCCGCCGGGAATGTTTTGCGGCACGCCGCCAATGCGCTCCAGCACCTTGCCGCCGAAGCCGCCTATGCGCATCTTCAGGCCCTTGATGTCTTTGAGCGACTTGATTTCCTTGCGGTACCAGCCGCCCATTTGCGAACCAGTGTTGCCGCCGGGGAAATTGACGATGTTGTATTTGGCATAGAACTCGCGCATCAGCTTCAGGCCGTTGCCTTCAATCATCCAGGCGCTCATCTGCCGGCTGTTCAGGCCGAAGGGAATGGCGCAGCCCAGCGCAAAAGTCTCGTCCTTTCCGAAGAAGTAATAAGGCGCGGTATGAGCCGCCTCGATGGAGCCCTGCTGCACGCCGTCCACCACACCAAAGGCGGGCATCAGCTCGCCGGCCGCATGGACCGACACTTCGAACTTGCCGCCGGACATGGCCTTGACGGCCTTGGCGAACACGTCGGCCGCGCCGAAGATGGTGTCGAGCGATTTGGGAAAGCTCGAGGCCAGCCGCCATCGGACGGCAGCCTGGGCATGAACGGCGGGCGCCACACCGGCAGCCAGCACGCCGGCGATACCGGCATTTTTGATGAGTGAGCGACGATCCATGGCTTATCTCTCCTGATAGTTATAGAGTTTTGGATTGATCCGCCAACGTCCCCCGCACGCGTGGCAACTGCCGCATGACCCCCGGGACACTGGCGAAGCATGCATACTTTGTCATTCTTTTACACAAAGATACCCCGTTCTTACCCGTAGATCGCCCATAAAAAAACCGCCCCTGGAGGCGGTTTTTTGGTTGCGGCCAGGCGCGTTTCTGAGTGGTATCAGAGCTTCTGGCTTTGCATGAAGCGGTCGAAGGTGGCTTCCGTGAAACGGAACCACAGGTTCTGGTCGCCGCGGAACTTGGAGTAGTCCGCGTAGACCTTGCGCCAGCTCTCGTTTTTGGCCGACAGCTCTTCGTACAGCTTCATGGACTCCTTGAAAGCCGCGTTCATGACATCGGCCGGGAAGGGGCGCAGCTTGGCGCCCGCACCCACCAGTTGCTTCAAGGCCGTCGGGTTCTTGGCGTCGTACTTGGCCTGCATGTCCACGTGTGCGGCGGCGCTGGCGGCTTCCACGATGGCTTTGTACTCTGGTGACAACGCGTCATAGGCCTTCTGGTTGATGTACAGGTCCAGCTGCAGGCCGCCCTCCCACCA harbors:
- a CDS encoding TRAP transporter substrate-binding protein gives rise to the protein MDRRSLIKNAGIAGVLAAGIAPAVHAQATIRWRLASSFPKPLDTIYGGAEVFAKKVSDMTGGKFQISVHAAGELMPAFGVVDGVQQGSVEMAHTVPYYYFGKNEAFAIGAAIPFGMNSRQMSAWMYEGNGRKLMNEFYAKYNIVSFPGGNTGTQMGGWFRKEIKTVADLKGLKFRIGGFAGKVVERLGVVPQNLPGGEIYQALEKGTLDAAEWVGPYDDQKLGFNKVAPFYYYPGWWEGGPEVDFFINNKALDALPAEYKAIVEAAASHAHIDMQAKYDARNPTALKQLVGAKTKILPFPKPVLDASFKASMEIYAELAEKNPDWKKIYGDYRAFQKDQILWFRFAESRFDTYMQGVTL
- a CDS encoding TRAP transporter large permease subunit, with product MQMENFAPIMFAGLVLIMLIGFPVAFSLAALGLASGFLAIEMGWFPASFMSNLPLNMFGILSNELLLAIPFFTFMGAILEKCGLAEDMLDSMGQLFGPAKGGLGYSVIIVGFILGAITGTVAGQVIAMAMISLPVMIRYGYNMRYATGVLAASGTITQLVPPSLVLIVMADQLGRSVGDMYKGAWGPSILQVLIFAGYTFMLGVFKPHHVPGVPKEARTLHGWALWAKCLRGIIPSAILIFAVLGSMGGLPGIDKAIATPTEAGAMGVVGALILAAMHKRLTRALIWEAMSGTMRLTAMVVFILIGARVFSMVFQGVDGAKWVEHMLSGLPGGQTGFLIAVNVFIFFLAFFLDFFEIAFIILPMLGPVADKLGIDLIWFGVLLCVNMQTSFMHPPFGFALFYLRGIADTLFKEGRIPKPVKSNDIYLGAIPWVAMQLILVTIVIFVPQTVTMFLDKAEVIDLDKVKIEIPVDESATPPTLGASGAAGTDPLAPPAELSSDDEQKKVDELFKTK
- a CDS encoding TRAP transporter small permease subunit, translating into MSALLKLALAYDWLTTRLGKIAAWTVLLAALISAGNAFIRYGLDISSNGWLEIQWYLFAGTVMLGAPVVLKLNEHVRVDIIYGKLKGNGPVYVDLFGLLFFLLPVMGLMAYLSWPLFMSMYVSGEVSGNAGGLIRWPAMLLLPLGFGLMFVQGLSEIIKRVCYLQGKYEMDTHYEKPVQ
- the selD gene encoding selenide, water dikinase SelD; this encodes MNTSAKSSITPPRLTSLSHGGGCGCKIAPGVLSDILKNSGNLPGLNIPPQLLVGIETADDAAVYQLNDEQALIATTDFFMPIVDDPYDFGRIAATNAISDVYAMGGTPIMALGLVGMPINVLPLETIGAILRGGQHVCRDAGIPIAGGHTIDSVEPIYGLVVMGLVHPSRVKKNSGAQAGDVLVLGKPLGIGILSAALKKEVLDAEGYARMIALTTQLNKPGIELARMEGVHALTDITGFGLAGHGLELARGAGLQVRLDWARVPVIQGVRELAASGCVTGASGRNWASYGAEVSLPTGFADVDKALLSDPQTSGGLLVSCSADSASEVLAIFHAQGFAEAAVIGEVTAGQGMAVG
- a CDS encoding TRAP transporter substrate-binding protein → MDRRSLIKNAGIAGVLAAGVAPAVHAQAAVRWRLASSFPKSLDTIFGAADVFAKAVKAMSGGKFEVSVHAAGELMPAFGVVDGVQQGSIEAAHTAPYYFFGKDETFALGCAIPFGLNSRQMSAWMIEGNGLKLMREFYAKYNIVNFPGGNTGSQMGGWYRKEIKSLKDIKGLKMRIGGFGGKVLERIGGVPQNIPGGEIYQALEKGTIDAAEWVGPYDDLKLGFNKVAPYYYYPGWWEGGPELDFFINNKAFEALTPENKAIVEAAAAQAHGDMQAKYDAKNPGALKQLVGAGTKLRPFPTDVMNAAFKESMALYEELNAKNENWRKVYADYSKFRAEQNLWFRFTEATFDRFMQAQKL